One part of the Microlunatus elymi genome encodes these proteins:
- the nuoL gene encoding NADH-quinone oxidoreductase subunit L, producing the protein MATPATGVFSLSWLVIAIPGLAAALLLALGKLSDAWGHILAALAPIASFVIALLMFVQLLGQNADQRSIQQTLYEWIQVGNWHITAGLQVDQLSIVFMLLITSVGSLIHIYSIGYMAHDPNRRRFFAYLNLFVAAMLLLVMADNYFALFVGWEGVGLASYLLIGFWQERPTAATAAKKAFIVNRVGDMGMSIAMGFMLYMFGSLQFSDVNAGAPQMSSAQATILGLLLLLGACAKSAQVPLQSWLLDAMEGPTPVSALIHAATMVTAGVYLVVRSHAIFAQTEIAALIVAIVGTVTLLFGAWIGCAKDDIKKVLAGSTMSQIGYMMLAAGIGPAGYAFAIFHLVTHGWFKANMFLGAGSVMHGMNDDVDMRHYGALRKFMPITFVTFGIGYLAIIGFPFLSGYYSKDHIIEAAWEHNKIMGALALIGAGVTAFYMTRLMIMTYFGAKRHQQGVHPHESPLIMTIPLILLAIGSAVAGVALNGWIGNWLAPAVGVQTPVHTTGLLYINLLGVITLAAVAVGVVIAILIFGRGKEIPVEQPVSRSPFTLAGRNDLYGDAFNEAVFMRPGIGLVAGVTKTDTGGVDGTVMGVSGIIAGLSARLRRWQSGFVRSYALTMIAGAFVIGCVLVLGRLG; encoded by the coding sequence GTGGCCACACCGGCCACCGGCGTTTTCTCCCTCTCCTGGTTGGTGATCGCCATTCCCGGGCTGGCCGCTGCACTGCTGCTGGCACTGGGAAAACTCTCCGACGCCTGGGGCCACATCCTGGCCGCGCTGGCGCCGATCGCCTCCTTCGTGATCGCGCTGCTGATGTTCGTCCAGCTGCTCGGCCAGAACGCCGATCAGCGCAGCATCCAGCAGACGCTGTACGAATGGATCCAGGTCGGCAACTGGCACATCACCGCCGGGCTCCAGGTCGATCAGCTGTCGATCGTGTTCATGTTGTTGATCACCAGCGTCGGCAGCCTGATCCACATCTACTCGATCGGCTACATGGCGCATGATCCGAATCGGCGCCGGTTCTTCGCCTACCTGAACCTCTTCGTGGCGGCGATGCTGCTGCTGGTGATGGCCGACAACTACTTCGCGCTGTTCGTCGGCTGGGAGGGTGTCGGCCTCGCCTCGTACCTGTTGATCGGTTTCTGGCAGGAACGGCCGACCGCGGCCACCGCGGCCAAGAAGGCGTTCATCGTCAACCGGGTCGGCGACATGGGCATGTCCATCGCGATGGGCTTCATGCTGTACATGTTCGGTTCGCTGCAGTTCAGCGACGTGAACGCTGGTGCCCCGCAGATGAGCTCGGCGCAGGCGACCATCCTCGGTCTGCTGTTGCTGCTGGGTGCCTGTGCCAAGTCCGCCCAGGTGCCGCTGCAGTCCTGGCTGCTGGACGCGATGGAGGGCCCGACCCCGGTGTCGGCGCTGATCCACGCCGCGACCATGGTCACCGCCGGCGTCTACCTGGTGGTGCGCAGTCACGCGATCTTCGCCCAGACCGAGATCGCCGCGTTGATCGTGGCCATCGTCGGCACCGTCACGTTGCTGTTCGGTGCCTGGATCGGCTGCGCGAAGGACGACATCAAGAAGGTGCTGGCCGGCTCCACCATGAGCCAGATCGGCTACATGATGCTGGCCGCCGGCATCGGCCCGGCCGGGTACGCGTTCGCGATCTTCCACCTGGTCACCCACGGCTGGTTCAAGGCCAACATGTTCCTGGGCGCCGGTTCGGTGATGCACGGGATGAACGACGACGTCGACATGCGCCACTACGGTGCGCTGCGCAAGTTCATGCCGATCACCTTCGTCACCTTCGGCATCGGCTACCTGGCGATCATCGGATTCCCGTTCCTGAGTGGCTATTACTCCAAGGACCACATCATCGAGGCGGCCTGGGAGCACAACAAGATCATGGGTGCGCTGGCGCTGATCGGTGCCGGGGTGACCGCGTTCTACATGACCCGGTTGATGATCATGACCTACTTCGGTGCCAAGCGGCATCAGCAGGGCGTGCATCCGCACGAGTCGCCGTTGATCATGACCATCCCGTTGATCTTGCTGGCCATCGGTTCGGCGGTCGCCGGGGTGGCGTTGAACGGCTGGATCGGCAACTGGCTGGCTCCGGCCGTCGGTGTCCAGACGCCGGTGCACACGACCGGGTTGCTCTACATCAACCTGCTCGGCGTGATCACTCTGGCAGCGGTCGCGGTGGGTGTGGTGATCGCGATCTTGATCTTCGGTCGTGGCAAGGAGATCCCGGTCGAACAGCCGGTCAGCCGGTCGCCGTTCACCCTGGCCGGCCGCAACGACCTGTACGGCGACGCCTTCAACGAGGCGGTCTTCATGCGCCCGGGCATCGGCCTGGTCGCCGGAGTGACCAAGACCGACACCGGTGGTGTCGACGGAACCGTGATGGGGGTGTCCGGCATCATCGCCGGGCTGTCCGCACGGCTGCGGCGTTGGCAGAGCGGCTTCGTCCGGTCCTACGCCCTGACCATGATCGCCGGAGCCTTCGTGATCGGCTGCGTCCTCGTCCTCGGCCGGCTCGGCTGA
- the nuoK gene encoding NADH-quinone oxidoreductase subunit NuoK, with protein MDPQVYIVMSAILFSIGMLGVMIRRNMLIVFMCVELMLNAANLALITFARMHGSLDGQIAAFFVMVVAAAEVVIGLAIIVTIYRTRRSASVDDANLLKF; from the coding sequence ATGGACCCCCAGGTCTACATCGTGATGTCGGCGATCCTGTTCTCGATCGGCATGCTGGGCGTGATGATCCGGCGCAACATGCTGATCGTTTTCATGTGCGTCGAGTTGATGTTGAACGCCGCCAACCTGGCGTTGATCACCTTCGCCCGGATGCACGGATCGCTGGACGGGCAGATCGCCGCCTTCTTCGTGATGGTGGTGGCTGCAGCCGAAGTCGTGATCGGTCTGGCGATCATCGTCACGATCTACCGCACCCGTCGCTCGGCCTCGGTCGATGACGCCAACCTGCTGAAGTTCTGA
- the nuoH gene encoding NADH-quinone oxidoreductase subunit NuoH translates to MSLVPMDLNIFMHDPLWVVILKALFGFVLLILFTLFGIVFERKVLGRMQNRPGPTMNGPFGSLQSLADGLKSMLKEDLTPSGVDKVVFMLAPALNVIPAVLIFALIPFAGKVPVPGGHTTMLQVSDMPVSILLILGVTSVGIYGVVLAGWASNETFALLGGIRASAQMISYEVAMGLSLVAVFMYSGSLSTSEVVDAQKNLWYCLVLIPSFVIFVIAIFGESNRTPFDLPEGESEIVGGYLTEYSSMRFAMFYMAEYMALANVSAVCVTIFLGGFHAPIPFNWLGMDHAYWGLLWFVIKTILFMGFMVWVRATVPRFRYDQFMRLGWRWLIPISLVWVLLVATFRVARSQGWFGQPLFIAIGAAIVIAILAIIFFGGREPEEEKPQPVKEFDAFAGGFPVPPRPGQVLPELAGVVVTEPADATPDQQTEPQAQPPTLGGS, encoded by the coding sequence ATGTCCCTCGTGCCGATGGATCTGAACATCTTCATGCACGACCCGCTCTGGGTCGTGATCTTGAAGGCGTTGTTCGGCTTCGTCCTGTTGATCTTGTTCACGCTGTTCGGCATCGTCTTCGAACGCAAGGTGCTGGGCCGGATGCAGAACCGTCCCGGCCCGACCATGAACGGCCCCTTCGGATCGCTGCAGTCGTTGGCCGACGGCCTGAAGTCCATGCTCAAGGAGGATCTGACTCCCTCCGGCGTGGACAAGGTCGTCTTCATGCTGGCACCGGCACTGAACGTGATCCCGGCGGTGTTGATCTTCGCCCTGATCCCGTTCGCCGGCAAGGTGCCGGTGCCCGGTGGCCACACCACCATGCTGCAGGTCTCCGACATGCCGGTGTCGATCTTGTTGATCTTGGGCGTCACCTCGGTCGGCATCTACGGCGTGGTGCTGGCCGGCTGGGCCTCGAACGAGACGTTCGCCCTGCTCGGTGGCATCCGAGCCAGTGCGCAGATGATCAGCTACGAGGTCGCGATGGGCCTCAGCCTGGTCGCGGTCTTCATGTACTCCGGGTCGCTGTCCACCTCCGAGGTGGTCGACGCGCAGAAGAACCTCTGGTACTGCCTGGTGCTGATCCCGTCGTTCGTGATCTTCGTGATCGCGATCTTCGGTGAGTCCAACCGGACCCCGTTCGACCTGCCGGAGGGTGAGTCGGAGATCGTCGGCGGCTACCTGACCGAGTACAGCTCGATGCGGTTCGCGATGTTCTACATGGCCGAGTACATGGCCCTGGCGAACGTGTCCGCGGTCTGCGTGACGATCTTCCTCGGCGGCTTCCACGCGCCGATTCCGTTCAACTGGCTGGGCATGGATCACGCCTACTGGGGCCTGCTCTGGTTCGTGATCAAGACCATCCTGTTCATGGGCTTCATGGTCTGGGTCCGGGCCACCGTGCCCCGGTTCCGCTACGACCAGTTCATGCGGCTGGGCTGGCGTTGGCTGATCCCGATCTCGCTGGTCTGGGTGCTGCTGGTCGCCACCTTCCGGGTTGCCCGCAGCCAGGGCTGGTTCGGCCAGCCGCTGTTCATCGCGATCGGCGCGGCCATCGTGATCGCGATCCTGGCGATCATCTTCTTCGGTGGCCGTGAGCCGGAGGAGGAGAAACCTCAACCGGTGAAGGAATTCGACGCCTTCGCGGGCGGGTTCCCGGTGCCGCCGCGGCCCGGGCAGGTGTTGCCCGAACTGGCCGGGGTGGTCGTCACCGAACCGGCTGACGCAACCCCCGACCAGCAGACCGAACCGCAAGCTCAACCGCCTACGTTGGGAGGAAGCTGA
- a CDS encoding NADH-quinone oxidoreductase subunit G, producing MTVTQNTSAAEVEKKEDLITITIDDVEVSVPKGTLVIRAAELIGIDIPRFCDHPLLDPVGACRQCMVEIPDMGNGRGMPKPQASCTITVMPGMKVKTQLTSERADKAQRGIMEFLLINHPLDCPICDKGGECPLQNQSLSHGDGESRYDGVKRLYVKPINLSAQILLDRERCVLCARCTRFADQIAGDPLIVLGERGPLQQVSLYAKEPFDSYWSGNTVQICPVGALTSAAYRFRSRPFDLVSVPSIAEHDSSGSAIRVDYRRQTVMRRMGGDDPEVNEEWISDKDRFAFRSGRGEDRLTQPLVRDEDGSLRFASWPEAIDAAVAGLKAAGDSVGVLPGGRLTHEDAYAYSKFARAVIGTNDIDHRARAYSDEEADFLAAAVAGTGPINGQPGVTFADLENASAVLMAGFEPEDEGGVVFLRLRKAFRKNKLRSYQLAPYASEGIRRIGGTLLPTVPGDEANVLAKLPSSVELDGTSVIIVGERLAQVPGALTAAVELATRTGARLAWIPRRAGERGAVEAGCLPNLLPYGRPVTDPAARVDVAAAWGLPSLPDRVGRSANEQLVAAATGALKALVVGGVQPSDFVDPVLVRHGLENAGFVVSLETRVSEVTERADVVLPVGLIEERSGSFVNWEGRERSFGVVIKKPNTMSDLRVLAALADGLGTDLGIRTAEQARAELAELGVWEGERATLRQVRAKGPEPVEGPNTAILASWRLHLDDARAIDGEPYLAGTARGPVARLSSRTAAEAGIADRVVVSTDRGSISFRTEIVPEMTDGVIWLPSRALTETGHGGLALSEHLAVSSGEVVRIEGAK from the coding sequence GTGACCGTCACGCAGAACACCTCCGCCGCCGAGGTGGAGAAGAAGGAAGACCTGATCACCATCACCATCGACGACGTCGAGGTGAGCGTGCCGAAGGGCACCCTGGTGATCCGGGCAGCCGAGTTGATCGGCATCGACATCCCGCGTTTCTGCGACCATCCGCTGCTCGACCCGGTGGGCGCCTGCCGGCAGTGCATGGTGGAGATCCCGGACATGGGCAACGGCCGGGGCATGCCCAAGCCGCAGGCATCCTGCACCATCACGGTGATGCCGGGGATGAAGGTGAAGACCCAGCTGACCAGTGAGCGGGCCGACAAGGCGCAGCGCGGAATCATGGAATTCCTGCTGATCAACCACCCGCTGGACTGCCCGATCTGCGACAAGGGCGGCGAGTGCCCGCTGCAGAATCAGTCCCTGTCGCACGGCGACGGTGAGTCCCGCTACGACGGCGTCAAGCGGCTCTACGTCAAGCCGATCAACCTGTCCGCGCAGATCCTGCTGGACCGCGAGCGGTGTGTGCTGTGTGCGCGCTGCACCCGGTTCGCCGACCAGATTGCCGGCGATCCGTTGATCGTGCTCGGCGAACGCGGCCCGCTGCAGCAGGTCAGCCTGTACGCCAAGGAGCCGTTCGACAGCTACTGGTCCGGCAACACGGTCCAGATCTGCCCGGTGGGTGCGCTGACCAGCGCCGCCTACCGCTTCCGGTCCCGGCCGTTCGACCTGGTCAGCGTGCCGTCGATCGCCGAGCACGACAGTTCGGGTTCGGCGATCCGGGTCGACTATCGCCGGCAGACCGTGATGCGCCGGATGGGCGGTGACGATCCGGAGGTCAACGAGGAGTGGATCTCCGACAAGGACCGCTTCGCCTTCCGTTCCGGCCGGGGCGAGGATCGGCTGACCCAGCCGCTGGTACGCGACGAGGACGGTTCGTTGCGGTTCGCCTCCTGGCCGGAGGCGATCGACGCCGCGGTGGCCGGGCTGAAGGCGGCCGGTGACTCGGTCGGCGTCCTGCCCGGGGGTCGGCTGACCCACGAGGACGCCTACGCCTACAGCAAGTTCGCCCGGGCCGTGATCGGCACCAACGACATCGACCATCGGGCTCGGGCCTACTCCGACGAGGAGGCCGACTTCCTGGCCGCCGCGGTGGCCGGCACCGGCCCGATCAACGGGCAGCCGGGTGTCACCTTCGCCGACCTGGAGAACGCGTCCGCGGTGCTGATGGCCGGCTTCGAGCCCGAGGACGAGGGCGGCGTCGTCTTCCTCCGGCTCCGCAAGGCCTTCCGGAAGAACAAGCTGCGCAGCTACCAGCTCGCCCCGTACGCCTCCGAAGGGATCCGGCGGATCGGCGGCACGCTGCTGCCGACCGTGCCGGGCGACGAGGCGAACGTGCTGGCCAAGCTGCCCTCGTCGGTCGAACTGGACGGCACGTCGGTGATCATCGTCGGCGAGCGGCTGGCCCAGGTGCCCGGCGCGCTGACCGCGGCGGTGGAGCTGGCGACGAGGACCGGTGCCCGACTGGCCTGGATCCCGCGCCGCGCCGGTGAGCGCGGGGCGGTCGAGGCCGGCTGCCTGCCGAACCTGTTGCCGTACGGACGTCCGGTCACCGATCCGGCCGCCCGGGTCGACGTGGCCGCCGCCTGGGGGCTCCCGTCGTTGCCCGACCGGGTCGGCCGGTCCGCCAACGAGCAGTTGGTGGCGGCGGCGACCGGTGCCCTGAAGGCGTTGGTGGTGGGCGGTGTCCAGCCGTCCGACTTCGTCGATCCGGTGCTGGTCCGGCACGGGCTGGAGAATGCCGGCTTCGTGGTCAGCCTGGAGACCCGCGTCAGCGAGGTCACCGAGCGTGCCGACGTGGTGCTCCCGGTCGGCTTGATCGAGGAACGCTCCGGCAGTTTCGTCAACTGGGAGGGCCGCGAGCGGTCCTTCGGCGTGGTGATCAAGAAGCCGAACACGATGAGCGACCTGCGGGTGCTCGCCGCTCTGGCCGACGGACTCGGCACCGACCTCGGCATCCGTACCGCCGAGCAGGCCCGCGCCGAGTTGGCCGAGTTGGGTGTCTGGGAAGGGGAGCGGGCCACCCTTCGACAAGTTCGGGCCAAGGGTCCTGAGCCCGTCGAAGGACCGAACACCGCGATCCTGGCCAGCTGGCGGCTGCACCTGGACGACGCCCGGGCGATCGACGGCGAGCCGTACCTGGCCGGCACCGCGCGCGGGCCGGTGGCCCGGCTGAGTTCGCGGACCGCGGCCGAAGCCGGCATCGCCGACCGGGTGGTGGTGTCCACCGATCGAGGGTCGATCAGTTTCCGCACCGAGATCGTGCCGGAGATGACCGACGGGGTGATCTGGCTGCCGTCCCGCGCGCTGACCGAGACCGGCCACGGCGGATTGGCCCTCAGCGAACATCTGGCGGTAAGTTCCGGCGAGGTCGTACGGATCGAAGGAGCGAAGTGA
- the nuoF gene encoding NADH-quinone oxidoreductase subunit NuoF, whose translation MTDPITPVLTRNWADERAWKLTNYERQGGYATLRSALHKSPDELAGMIKDSQLRGRGGAGFPTGVKWSLLDPDKSKPRYLVVNADESEPGACKDMPLMMASPHTLVEGVIISCFAFGAKHAFIYVRGEVLHVIRRLQQAVMEAYSAGYLGKNILGTGFDLELIVHAGAGAYICGEETALLDSLEGRRGQPRLKPPFPAVAGLYGSPTVINNVESISTVPAIVANGIDWFTSMGVDNGKGMGIFSLSGHVKNPGQVEVPLGTTLRQLLDLTGGIREGHRLKFWTPGGSSSPVFTDEHLDVPLDYDSVAKAGSMLGTRSLQIFDETVSVVRAVSRWVEFYKHESCGKCTPCREGSWWLAQIMQRIEAGQGQEGDVEKLLDLSDNIGGKAFCALGDALVTPVNSAIKYFRDEFEAGYHTPAWELFPYERNVVYVQPAGVAQ comes from the coding sequence GTGACCGATCCGATTACCCCGGTCCTGACCCGCAACTGGGCCGACGAACGGGCCTGGAAGCTCACCAACTACGAGCGTCAGGGCGGCTACGCCACGCTGCGGTCGGCGTTGCACAAGAGCCCCGACGAGCTGGCCGGAATGATCAAGGACTCGCAGCTGCGGGGCCGTGGCGGAGCCGGCTTCCCGACCGGTGTGAAGTGGTCGCTGCTGGATCCGGACAAGTCGAAGCCGCGCTACCTGGTGGTGAACGCCGACGAGTCCGAACCCGGTGCCTGCAAGGACATGCCGCTGATGATGGCGAGTCCGCACACCCTGGTCGAGGGCGTGATCATCTCCTGTTTCGCGTTCGGCGCCAAGCACGCCTTCATCTACGTCCGCGGCGAGGTGCTGCACGTCATCCGTCGGCTGCAGCAGGCCGTGATGGAGGCCTACTCCGCCGGCTACCTGGGCAAGAACATCCTCGGCACCGGGTTCGACCTGGAGCTGATCGTGCATGCCGGCGCGGGCGCGTACATCTGCGGTGAGGAAACAGCGCTGCTGGACTCGCTGGAAGGCCGCCGCGGACAACCGCGACTGAAGCCGCCGTTCCCGGCGGTGGCCGGCCTGTACGGTTCGCCGACGGTGATCAACAACGTCGAGTCGATCTCCACCGTGCCGGCGATCGTCGCCAACGGCATCGACTGGTTCACCTCGATGGGCGTGGACAACGGCAAGGGGATGGGCATCTTCAGCCTGTCCGGCCACGTCAAGAACCCGGGCCAGGTGGAGGTCCCGCTGGGCACCACGCTGCGTCAGCTTCTTGACCTGACCGGCGGGATCCGCGAAGGGCACCGGCTGAAGTTCTGGACGCCCGGTGGTTCCAGCTCGCCGGTCTTCACCGACGAGCATCTGGACGTGCCGCTGGACTACGACTCGGTGGCCAAGGCCGGATCGATGCTCGGCACCCGATCGCTGCAGATCTTCGACGAGACCGTCTCCGTGGTTCGTGCGGTGTCGCGGTGGGTCGAGTTCTACAAGCACGAGTCCTGCGGCAAGTGCACGCCGTGTCGTGAGGGCAGTTGGTGGCTGGCCCAGATCATGCAGCGGATCGAGGCCGGGCAGGGGCAGGAGGGCGACGTGGAGAAGTTGCTCGACCTGTCCGACAACATCGGCGGTAAGGCCTTTTGTGCGCTCGGCGACGCCCTGGTCACCCCGGTCAACTCCGCGATCAAGTACTTCCGCGACGAGTTCGAGGCCGGCTACCACACGCCCGCCTGGGAGCTGTTCCCGTACGAGAGAAACGTGGTCTACGTCCAGCCGGCAGGAGTTGCGCAGTGA
- the nuoE gene encoding NADH-quinone oxidoreductase subunit NuoE — protein MTPTDPNAHRPEPIDTTVTETEIGEKTLEELRQIAARYPQSRSALLPMLHLVQSVEGRVTPAGIEACAEILGLSTADVSGVATFYTMYKRRPNGEYNVGVCTTALCAIMGGDDVYDRLSKHLGVGHDETTADGKITLERVECNAACDFAPVVMVNWEFMDNQTPDSAVELVDKLRDGQELTSTRGARICTWRQSERVLAGYPDGRADEGPTSGPQSQLGVRIASENGWRAPTPEEAAQAKADAEREKAEAEANGEGEAK, from the coding sequence GTGACGCCGACCGATCCGAACGCGCATCGTCCGGAGCCGATCGACACCACCGTGACCGAGACCGAGATCGGCGAGAAGACGCTGGAGGAGTTGCGCCAGATCGCGGCCCGCTATCCGCAGTCGCGGTCGGCGCTGCTGCCGATGCTGCACCTGGTGCAGAGCGTCGAGGGCCGGGTCACCCCGGCCGGAATCGAAGCGTGTGCAGAGATTCTGGGCCTTTCCACCGCCGACGTGTCCGGGGTGGCGACCTTCTACACGATGTACAAGCGCCGTCCCAACGGCGAGTACAACGTCGGTGTCTGCACCACCGCGCTGTGCGCGATCATGGGCGGCGACGACGTGTACGACCGGCTCAGCAAGCATCTCGGCGTCGGCCACGACGAGACCACCGCCGACGGCAAGATCACCCTGGAGCGGGTGGAATGCAACGCTGCTTGCGATTTCGCCCCGGTGGTGATGGTCAATTGGGAGTTCATGGACAACCAGACTCCCGACTCGGCGGTCGAACTGGTGGACAAGCTGCGCGACGGCCAGGAGCTGACCTCCACCCGCGGCGCCCGGATCTGCACCTGGCGGCAGTCCGAACGCGTACTGGCCGGCTACCCCGACGGCCGCGCCGACGAGGGCCCGACCTCCGGACCGCAGTCCCAGCTGGGCGTCAGGATCGCCAGCGAGAACGGCTGGCGGGCGCCGACGCCCGAGGAGGCGGCGCAGGCCAAGGCCGACGCCGAGCGGGAGAAGGCCGAAGCAGAAGCCAACGGTGAGGGTGAGGCGAAGTGA
- a CDS encoding NADH-quinone oxidoreductase subunit D, with amino-acid sequence MSASSTEDLFAAPGEEAAEGTVYTVMGGDWDEVAGGQAERDDERIVVNMGPQHPSTHGVLRVILELDGETVTELRSSIGHLHTGIEKSMEYRTWTQGVTFCTRMDYVMPLHNELAYCLSVEKLLEIEDQITERTKIIRVLMSEWMRIASHLVALGTGGMELGATTMMTIAFREREKIMDFFEAVTGLRMNHAYIRPGGVAQDLPDHGLQLLKDTLKSIKKQMPEFGKLAGMNPIVRSRLIGVGHLDLAACMALGVTGPLLRAAGYSYDLRKALPYCDYETYDFDVPVRDEADGYARFLNRVDEMWESVKIIDQCVKRLEETLGQRVMVDDPKIAWPAQLSIGSDGQGNSNEHLNHIMGQSMEALIHHFKLVTEGFRVPPGQAYVPTESAKGELGAHVVSDGGTRPFRVHFRDPSFHHLQALPALSEGGFLADVVVNIATLDPVLGGVDR; translated from the coding sequence ATGAGCGCCAGCAGTACCGAAGATCTCTTCGCCGCACCGGGCGAGGAGGCGGCCGAGGGCACCGTCTACACGGTGATGGGCGGCGACTGGGACGAGGTCGCCGGCGGCCAGGCCGAACGCGACGACGAACGGATCGTCGTCAACATGGGCCCGCAGCATCCGTCCACCCACGGCGTGCTCCGGGTGATCTTGGAACTCGACGGCGAGACGGTGACCGAGCTGCGCTCCAGCATCGGCCACCTGCACACCGGCATCGAGAAGAGCATGGAGTACCGCACCTGGACCCAGGGCGTGACTTTCTGCACCCGGATGGACTACGTGATGCCGTTGCACAACGAGCTCGCGTACTGCCTGAGCGTGGAGAAGCTGCTGGAGATCGAGGATCAGATCACCGAGCGGACCAAGATCATCCGGGTGTTGATGTCGGAGTGGATGCGGATCGCGTCCCACCTGGTGGCGTTGGGCACCGGCGGGATGGAGCTCGGCGCGACCACGATGATGACCATCGCGTTCCGCGAGCGCGAGAAGATCATGGACTTCTTCGAGGCCGTCACGGGCTTGCGGATGAACCACGCCTACATCCGTCCCGGCGGTGTCGCCCAGGACCTTCCTGATCATGGTCTGCAGCTGCTCAAGGACACCCTCAAGTCGATCAAGAAGCAGATGCCGGAGTTCGGCAAGCTGGCAGGAATGAACCCGATCGTGCGCAGCCGGCTGATCGGGGTCGGACATCTTGATCTTGCTGCCTGCATGGCGCTCGGCGTCACCGGCCCGTTGCTGCGTGCGGCCGGCTACTCCTACGACCTGCGCAAGGCGTTGCCGTACTGCGATTACGAGACGTACGACTTCGACGTCCCGGTCCGCGACGAGGCCGACGGCTACGCCCGTTTCCTGAACCGGGTGGACGAGATGTGGGAGAGCGTCAAGATCATCGACCAGTGCGTGAAGCGGCTGGAGGAGACCCTGGGGCAGCGGGTGATGGTCGACGATCCCAAGATCGCCTGGCCGGCGCAGCTGTCCATCGGCTCCGACGGGCAGGGCAACTCCAACGAGCACCTCAATCACATCATGGGGCAGTCGATGGAGGCGCTGATCCATCACTTCAAGCTGGTCACCGAGGGCTTCCGGGTGCCGCCGGGTCAGGCGTACGTGCCGACCGAGAGCGCCAAGGGCGAGCTCGGTGCGCACGTGGTCTCCGACGGCGGGACCCGACCGTTCCGGGTGCACTTCCGGGACCCCAGTTTCCATCACCTGCAGGCATTGCCGGCCCTCAGCGAGGGCGGCTTCCTGGCCGACGTGGTGGTCAACATCGCAACGCTGGACCCGGTTCTGGGAGGTGTCGACCGGTGA
- a CDS encoding NADH-quinone oxidoreductase subunit C — MTDDKDPKDANAQQPGKDAAETKEKVPPTPPDAHPGGGPDERADLEPTPSGPGSAEGPEILAVRDGMFGAKGTPDTSGYGRLRRVIEFPAPSQRPYGGWYDAAVDRIAELMPSTPNAITKVVVERGDLTLHVHRDHLLALAKILRDDAYLRFELFSGVSGVHYPTDTGRELHAVYHLASLTHNRRIRLEVSAPDGDPHIPSVVSVYPSADWHERETFDMFGLIFDGHPHLTRILMPDDWPGHPQRKDYPLGGIPVEYKGATIPSPDNRRSYN, encoded by the coding sequence GTGACCGACGACAAAGACCCGAAGGACGCCAACGCCCAGCAGCCGGGCAAGGACGCCGCCGAGACCAAGGAGAAGGTGCCGCCGACCCCGCCGGACGCGCATCCCGGCGGCGGACCGGACGAGCGCGCCGACCTGGAGCCGACCCCGAGCGGCCCGGGCAGCGCCGAGGGTCCGGAGATCCTCGCCGTCCGCGACGGCATGTTCGGCGCCAAGGGCACTCCGGACACCTCCGGCTACGGCCGGCTGCGACGCGTGATCGAATTCCCCGCACCGAGCCAGCGTCCCTACGGCGGTTGGTACGACGCCGCGGTGGACCGGATCGCCGAACTGATGCCGAGCACCCCGAACGCGATCACCAAGGTCGTGGTCGAACGCGGTGATCTCACCCTGCACGTACATCGTGATCATCTGCTGGCGCTGGCCAAGATCCTCCGCGACGACGCCTACCTGCGGTTCGAGCTGTTCAGCGGAGTCTCCGGTGTGCACTATCCGACCGACACCGGTCGCGAGTTGCACGCCGTCTACCACCTGGCCTCGCTGACCCACAACCGGAGGATCCGGCTGGAGGTCTCGGCCCCCGACGGCGACCCGCACATCCCGTCGGTGGTCAGCGTCTATCCCAGTGCCGACTGGCACGAGCGGGAGACCTTCGACATGTTCGGGCTGATCTTCGACGGTCACCCGCACCTGACCCGGATCCTGATGCCGGACGACTGGCCTGGTCACCCGCAACGCAAGGACTACCCGCTCGGCGGCATCCCCGTCGAGTACAAGGGCGCCACGATTCCGTCTCCTGATAACAGAAGGAGCTACAACTGA